A genomic stretch from Bacillota bacterium includes:
- a CDS encoding ferrous iron transport protein A, giving the protein MDGGLRAEGRGLPSLAALGDGEEGRIAALGGPAPFRRRLAALGLLPGSRLRRLGAMPAGGPLMVEVGGTRLALRRRDAAAILVEPRGEGGAA; this is encoded by the coding sequence ATGGACGGTGGGCTGCGGGCGGAAGGCAGGGGGCTTCCCTCGCTGGCGGCGCTGGGCGACGGGGAGGAGGGGCGCATTGCCGCCCTGGGAGGTCCGGCGCCCTTCCGCCGCCGCCTGGCGGCGCTGGGCCTCCTGCCCGGGAGCCGCCTCCGCCGGCTGGGCGCCATGCCGGCGGGTGGCCCGCTCATGGTGGAGGTGGGCGGGACGCGCCTCGCACTCCGCCGGCGCGACGCCGCGGCGATCCTCGTGGAGCCGCGCGGAGAGGGCGGGGCGGCATGA
- a CDS encoding ferrous iron transporter B, with amino-acid sequence MSCHLPPAGATAGASAAAASAVAAGGTVRAEAGARRRWLLAGPPNAGKTTLFNLLTGGRREVANWPGSTVERAAGRLRAGEGLATGEVEVVDLPGVYSLDALSEEERVARRALLEEADEALVLVVADASRLERSLALVLEVAEVAPAVVVALNMLDVAAAEGKAVDAARLEEELGLPVVPLVARRGEGVRRLVEVAAASAREPRPRRARPAPPAGEEEAFRRAEERFLRVQELVREAVREGGRRRTTAERLDRWALHPLAGYLILAAVLGAVFAVAFVASAPLSEAVGRLLDGLGGALAARLEAAGAPVWLGGLVRDGLLGGAGAVLAFVPYLTLFYVMQEALQDSGYMARAAVLVDRLMEAVGLHGKGFFALATAYGCNVPAIGATRVLENPRERIAHQLVIPFLPCNARIGVLLLLTAALFPGARGALAFAGLMLISLGVVAGVSLLLRRTLLPREEAPLVMELPPYHLPTWRNAVLPALHHVGLFVRRIWGFMLWATLALWALGALPAGAPPEQSYAARLAGALGLLGAPWHLDGRLVLALAAGFVAKETTLGTLAVLYGSAAAGGPAAALAASVRPLAGFAFLVIYMLYTPCLATVVALRQESGSRRWAALSVLLSLAVAGLAGWLVEALGALAGWAP; translated from the coding sequence ATGAGCTGCCATCTGCCGCCGGCCGGGGCGACGGCTGGCGCCTCCGCGGCCGCCGCCTCCGCCGTCGCCGCGGGGGGCACCGTCCGGGCGGAGGCGGGCGCGCGGCGCCGCTGGCTCCTGGCCGGCCCACCCAACGCCGGCAAGACGACGCTCTTCAACCTGCTCACGGGCGGCCGGCGCGAGGTGGCCAACTGGCCCGGCAGCACCGTGGAGCGGGCGGCGGGGCGGCTCCGTGCGGGCGAGGGGCTCGCGACGGGCGAGGTGGAGGTGGTCGACCTCCCCGGCGTCTACAGCCTGGACGCCCTCTCCGAGGAGGAGCGGGTCGCCCGCCGGGCGCTCCTGGAGGAGGCGGACGAGGCGCTGGTGCTGGTGGTGGCCGACGCCTCGCGGCTGGAGCGGAGCCTGGCGCTCGTCCTCGAGGTGGCGGAGGTGGCGCCCGCCGTCGTCGTGGCGCTCAACATGCTGGACGTGGCGGCGGCGGAGGGGAAGGCCGTCGACGCGGCGCGCCTGGAGGAGGAGCTCGGCCTGCCGGTGGTGCCGCTGGTGGCGCGGCGGGGCGAGGGCGTGCGGCGCCTGGTGGAGGTGGCCGCCGCCTCCGCGCGCGAGCCGCGCCCGCGCCGCGCGAGGCCCGCGCCGCCGGCGGGCGAGGAGGAAGCCTTCCGGCGCGCGGAGGAGCGCTTTCTGCGCGTGCAGGAGCTGGTGCGGGAGGCCGTGCGCGAGGGCGGGCGGCGGCGGACGACGGCGGAGCGCCTCGACCGCTGGGCGCTCCACCCGCTCGCTGGCTACCTGATCCTGGCGGCCGTGCTGGGCGCGGTCTTCGCCGTCGCCTTCGTCGCCTCGGCGCCGCTCTCCGAGGCCGTGGGCCGCCTGCTGGACGGCCTGGGCGGGGCGCTGGCGGCGCGGCTCGAGGCGGCCGGCGCGCCCGTCTGGCTGGGCGGCCTGGTGCGCGACGGGCTCCTGGGCGGGGCGGGCGCGGTGCTCGCCTTCGTCCCCTACCTGACGCTCTTCTACGTGATGCAGGAAGCGCTGCAGGACTCGGGCTACATGGCGCGCGCCGCGGTGCTGGTCGACCGGCTGATGGAGGCGGTGGGCCTCCACGGCAAGGGCTTCTTCGCGCTGGCCACGGCCTACGGCTGCAACGTGCCGGCCATCGGCGCCACGCGCGTCCTGGAGAACCCGCGCGAGCGGATCGCGCACCAGCTGGTCATCCCCTTCCTGCCCTGCAACGCCCGCATCGGCGTCCTGCTGCTCCTGACGGCCGCCCTCTTCCCGGGCGCGCGCGGCGCCCTGGCCTTTGCCGGGTTGATGCTCATCAGCCTCGGGGTGGTGGCGGGCGTCAGCCTGCTCCTCCGCCGCACCCTCCTCCCGCGCGAGGAAGCCCCGCTGGTGATGGAGCTTCCTCCCTACCACCTGCCCACCTGGCGGAACGCCGTGCTGCCGGCGCTCCACCACGTCGGCCTCTTCGTCCGCCGCATCTGGGGCTTCATGCTCTGGGCGACGCTGGCGCTCTGGGCGCTGGGCGCACTGCCGGCGGGCGCGCCTCCGGAGCAGAGCTACGCCGCCCGGCTGGCGGGCGCGCTGGGTCTGCTGGGCGCGCCCTGGCACCTGGACGGGCGGCTGGTGCTGGCGCTGGCGGCCGGCTTCGTGGCCAAGGAGACGACGCTGGGCACGCTGGCCGTCCTCTACGGAAGCGCCGCGGCCGGCGGCCCCGCGGCGGCGCTGGCCGCCTCGGTCCGCCCGCTGGCCGGCTTCGCCTTTCTCGTCATCTACATGCTCTACACGCCCTGCCTGGCCACCGTGGTGGCGCTCCGCCAGGAGTCGGGCAGCCGGCGCTGGGCGGCCCTCTCGGTCCTCCTCTCGCTGGCGGTGGCCGGCCTGGCGGGCTGGCTGGTGGAGGCGCTGGGCGCGCTGGCGGGGTGGGCGCCGTGA
- a CDS encoding DUF2079 domain-containing protein has product MPWKVLLAAATGLLFVAATAVKLWQYRHWLLTAYDAGIYYQAMWLVSHGLPDAYNFFTSQPNLADAEQWILFPLGFLTRLAGPLFPLAAQAAASALLAAAVAVYAHDRGLGTVTSFLLLAVAAAYPSVLGTHILDWHPDPVGAAALAWAAVLERRRREAPWERRREAPWLAALLVALLTKNQAAVPVAAYGLGLLGKGLLARAAPERRLLLWHGLWALGLGALFLAGDEWAATALLGGRNLNVATDYASLGGSLPAVLLSILHHPLLVARRVAAHPDYWRAMLEPLAYLPLLAPLSALSGLAAMAADSLADQPALTLPYDQYALWAAPGLLLATVDALARLRAAGAGLRQGRPAVPGRALLRRLPPPAGLLSLAVLLLSARWLLGATLPNEAWRLRPPAAEADLRRATALIPPEAALYGENGTVSWLAWRRFSGSWPYTDFRRFVAALPEGVPLYVFAAPDLAFAGIDTAGERRLLARLEAAGARRLYDSGGVWLLEVPPGARARLAAAGAG; this is encoded by the coding sequence TTGCCGTGGAAGGTCCTCCTGGCGGCGGCGACGGGACTCCTCTTCGTCGCCGCGACGGCGGTCAAGCTCTGGCAGTACCGCCACTGGCTGCTCACCGCCTACGACGCGGGCATCTACTACCAGGCCATGTGGCTGGTCTCGCACGGCCTGCCCGACGCGTACAACTTCTTCACCTCGCAGCCGAACCTGGCCGACGCCGAGCAGTGGATCCTCTTCCCGCTGGGCTTCCTGACGCGGCTGGCCGGGCCTCTCTTCCCGCTGGCCGCCCAGGCGGCGGCCAGCGCGCTGCTGGCCGCGGCGGTGGCGGTCTACGCCCACGACCGCGGGCTCGGCACGGTGACGTCGTTCCTCCTCCTCGCCGTCGCCGCCGCCTACCCGTCGGTGCTGGGGACGCACATCCTCGACTGGCACCCCGATCCCGTGGGCGCGGCGGCGCTGGCCTGGGCCGCGGTCCTGGAGCGGCGCAGGCGCGAGGCGCCCTGGGAGCGCAGGCGCGAGGCGCCCTGGCTGGCGGCGCTGCTGGTGGCTCTTCTGACCAAGAACCAGGCGGCGGTGCCGGTGGCGGCCTACGGGCTCGGCCTCCTGGGCAAGGGGCTCCTCGCCCGCGCCGCCCCGGAGCGCCGTCTGCTCCTTTGGCACGGGCTCTGGGCGCTGGGGTTGGGCGCGCTCTTTCTGGCCGGCGACGAGTGGGCGGCCACGGCGCTGCTGGGCGGGCGGAACCTGAACGTGGCGACCGACTACGCCTCGCTGGGCGGCTCTCTGCCGGCCGTCCTCCTCTCGATCCTGCACCACCCGCTCCTGGTGGCGCGGCGCGTGGCCGCGCACCCGGACTACTGGCGGGCGATGCTGGAGCCTCTGGCCTACCTTCCGCTCCTGGCCCCGCTCTCCGCGCTCTCCGGGCTGGCGGCGATGGCGGCCGACAGCCTGGCCGACCAGCCGGCGCTGACGCTCCCCTACGACCAGTACGCGCTCTGGGCGGCGCCCGGGCTGCTGTTGGCGACCGTCGACGCGCTGGCGCGCCTCCGCGCCGCCGGCGCCGGCCTCCGCCAAGGGCGCCCCGCGGTGCCCGGCCGGGCGCTTCTCCGCCGCCTGCCCCCGCCGGCCGGCCTCCTCTCCCTGGCGGTGCTGCTCCTCTCGGCGCGGTGGCTCCTCGGAGCCACCCTGCCCAACGAGGCCTGGCGGCTCCGGCCGCCGGCCGCCGAGGCCGACCTGCGCCGGGCGACCGCCCTCATCCCGCCGGAGGCGGCGCTCTACGGCGAGAACGGCACCGTCTCCTGGCTGGCCTGGCGGCGCTTCAGCGGCTCCTGGCCCTACACCGACTTCCGGCGCTTCGTCGCCGCGCTGCCCGAGGGCGTGCCGCTCTACGTCTTCGCGGCCCCGGACCTCGCCTTCGCCGGCATCGACACGGCCGGCGAGCGGCGCCTACTGGCGCGGCTGGAGGCGGCCGGGGCAAGGCGACTCTACGACTCCGGCGGCGTCTGGCTGCTGGAGGTGCCGCCCGGCGCGCGGGCCCGCCTGGCGGCCGCCGGGGCGGGGTAG